Proteins from one Desulfonema limicola genomic window:
- a CDS encoding 3-hydroxyacyl-CoA dehydrogenase/enoyl-CoA hydratase family protein: MVRKIKKAAVIGSGVMGGGIAALLASAGVKTLLLDIVPFDLKDEEKSNPVARNRIVKAGFDTILMSQPALLMQKKDADLISIGNMEDDFDKLADCDWIIEVVVENLKIKQDLFKRIEPIRKKTAIVSSNTSGIPLKSMSEGLGTDFKQHFLGTHFFNPVRYMKLLELIPGQETLPEILEFIADFGERILGKGIVWAKDTPNFVGNRIGVQGIVKAMQLMVEDGLTIPEVDALFGPALGRPKTAMFKTTDLVGLDTMSHVAKNTYDLVENDEQRDSFVIPEFVNQMIEKKLLGKKAKAGFYKTDLTPEWKRIRKVINMETLEYEEFSKPDFPCLAEAKKAKTLPEKIQAVVYGDDKGSKFAWKAMAWALIYAANRIPEISDTIIEIDNSMKWGYNFEMGPFETWDAIGVAKSIEKMEADGMPVPENVKKMAASGNNTFYKIENGKTYYYDFASQGYKAVEVSENVISLAALKADNKAVKSCKSASLIDLGDDVFCCEFHSKMNAINGEIVDFMADAMDYVDENGAGLVIGNQAAGMPGAFSAGGDLFYMAGLAKEGRYSEIDAFLKKAQDGLMRARYSTFPVVAAPFGMTLGGGCEVCLAADRIVAHAELYMGLVEIGVGLLPAGGGCTNLWKKFITSIPEAVTGADLGAYFLPVFQSIAMAKVSMSAAEARANGFLGPQDRIVFNRDHLIGEAKKEVLKMVDEGYTPPVKRKIRVAGQAAQGMVNAEIFNMQSGGFVSEYDAFLAKRIAFVISGGDVKKNTAVDEDLILKLERDAFVDFWKQEKSVARVEHMLKTGKPLRN, translated from the coding sequence ATGGTTAGAAAGATAAAAAAAGCAGCAGTTATCGGCTCAGGCGTTATGGGCGGCGGAATTGCTGCACTTCTTGCAAGCGCAGGAGTTAAGACTTTATTATTAGATATAGTTCCTTTTGATCTTAAAGATGAAGAAAAAAGTAATCCTGTTGCCAGAAACAGGATTGTTAAGGCCGGTTTTGATACAATTCTTATGTCTCAGCCTGCCCTGCTTATGCAGAAAAAAGATGCTGATCTGATTTCTATTGGAAATATGGAAGATGATTTTGATAAACTGGCAGACTGCGACTGGATCATAGAGGTTGTTGTTGAAAATCTTAAAATCAAACAGGATTTGTTCAAACGTATTGAACCAATAAGAAAGAAAACTGCAATTGTTTCTTCCAATACCTCTGGTATTCCCCTCAAAAGCATGTCTGAAGGACTGGGTACAGACTTTAAACAGCATTTTCTGGGCACACATTTTTTCAACCCTGTACGATACATGAAACTTCTTGAACTTATTCCAGGACAGGAAACCCTGCCTGAGATTCTTGAGTTTATAGCTGATTTTGGTGAACGTATATTAGGCAAAGGCATTGTATGGGCAAAAGACACCCCCAATTTTGTGGGTAACCGTATTGGTGTTCAGGGCATTGTAAAAGCCATGCAGCTTATGGTTGAAGACGGCCTGACAATCCCCGAGGTTGATGCTCTTTTCGGACCTGCTCTGGGACGGCCTAAAACAGCCATGTTCAAAACCACTGATCTTGTTGGTCTTGATACCATGAGCCATGTTGCAAAAAATACCTATGACCTGGTTGAAAACGATGAACAAAGAGACAGCTTTGTAATTCCTGAATTTGTTAATCAGATGATAGAAAAGAAACTGCTTGGAAAAAAAGCCAAAGCAGGTTTTTATAAAACCGATCTGACCCCTGAATGGAAAAGAATCCGCAAGGTTATCAACATGGAAACCCTGGAATATGAAGAATTTTCCAAACCTGATTTTCCATGTCTGGCTGAAGCAAAAAAAGCCAAAACCCTTCCTGAAAAAATCCAGGCAGTTGTTTACGGAGATGATAAAGGCTCAAAATTTGCCTGGAAAGCAATGGCATGGGCTTTGATTTATGCTGCAAACCGGATACCTGAAATCTCTGACACCATTATTGAAATTGATAATTCAATGAAATGGGGCTATAATTTTGAAATGGGTCCATTTGAAACCTGGGATGCCATCGGTGTTGCAAAATCCATTGAAAAAATGGAAGCAGATGGAATGCCGGTTCCTGAAAATGTCAAAAAAATGGCAGCATCCGGCAATAATACATTCTATAAAATTGAAAACGGCAAAACATATTATTATGATTTTGCATCCCAGGGATACAAAGCTGTTGAAGTCAGTGAAAACGTAATCTCTCTTGCTGCACTCAAAGCTGACAATAAAGCTGTTAAATCCTGCAAATCTGCTTCTCTTATTGATCTTGGAGATGATGTTTTCTGCTGTGAATTCCATTCCAAGATGAATGCCATTAACGGCGAAATAGTTGACTTTATGGCTGATGCCATGGATTATGTGGATGAAAACGGAGCAGGTCTTGTTATCGGCAACCAGGCAGCGGGTATGCCTGGTGCATTTTCAGCAGGCGGAGACCTGTTTTACATGGCCGGTCTTGCAAAAGAAGGCAGATACAGCGAGATTGACGCATTCCTGAAAAAAGCCCAGGACGGCCTTATGCGCGCCCGTTATTCAACCTTCCCTGTTGTTGCAGCACCCTTTGGAATGACCTTAGGCGGAGGATGCGAAGTCTGCCTGGCTGCTGACAGGATAGTTGCCCATGCTGAACTTTATATGGGACTTGTAGAAATAGGAGTAGGCCTGCTTCCTGCCGGCGGCGGATGCACCAACCTGTGGAAAAAATTCATAACATCTATTCCTGAAGCAGTTACAGGAGCTGATCTTGGGGCATATTTCCTGCCTGTATTCCAGTCAATTGCTATGGCAAAGGTTTCCATGTCTGCCGCAGAAGCAAGAGCAAACGGATTTTTAGGCCCCCAGGACAGAATTGTATTTAACCGGGATCACCTGATAGGCGAAGCTAAAAAAGAAGTTCTGAAAATGGTGGATGAAGGATATACCCCGCCTGTTAAACGAAAAATCAGGGTTGCAGGACAGGCCGCCCAGGGTATGGTAAATGCTGAAATTTTTAATATGCAAAGCGGTGGTTTTGTTTCTGAGTATGATGCATTTCTGGCTAAACGAATTGCCTTTGTTATAAGCGGCGGCGATGTTAAAAAGAATACTGCAGTAGATGAAGATCTGATTCTCAAACTTGAACGTGATGCATTTGTTGATTTCTGGAAACAGGAAAAAAGCGTTGCCAGGGTTGAACATATGCTTAAAACAGGAAAACCCCTCAGAAATTAA
- a CDS encoding Fur family transcriptional regulator — protein sequence MSKKPNLRMTRQRKVILEEIQTLRYHPSADEIYEAVRKKLPRISLGTVYRNLEILSELGRVQKLELGGRLKRFDWDVRKHYHIRCINCDRVDNAPMSFMKNMENSFTEATDYKIMDHQLEFLGLCPECMNKAIERNTLDNIAR from the coding sequence TTGTCAAAAAAACCTAATTTAAGAATGACGCGCCAGAGAAAGGTCATTCTGGAAGAAATACAAACACTCAGGTATCATCCCAGTGCTGATGAAATTTATGAGGCTGTCCGCAAGAAACTTCCCCGCATCAGCCTCGGCACTGTTTACAGGAATCTGGAAATTCTTTCAGAACTGGGCAGGGTGCAAAAGCTTGAACTTGGCGGAAGATTAAAGCGCTTTGACTGGGATGTTAGAAAACATTATCATATCAGATGTATAAACTGCGACAGGGTTGATAATGCGCCAATGAGTTTTATGAAAAATATGGAAAACTCATTTACCGAAGCCACTGACTACAAGATTATGGATCATCAGCTTGAGTTCTTAGGATTATGCCCTGAATGTATGAATAAAGCTATTGAGCGCAATACCTTAGACAATATAGCCAGATAA
- a CDS encoding citrate/2-methylcitrate synthase, whose product MTDECKPVLNTGLRGVTVASTRISDVNGKEGKLIYRGYLVKDLAEKACFEEVIFLLLFEKMPNSKELESFKKQIASERMLPSRLIDALKTRPADSLPMDILQAGVSMLAHHDPDTRIDGSRDASLRMGIKLIAKLPVLLAAWERIRKGKEPVAPSLELGQAANFLYMISGSVPDDELTGFFDACLTLHAEHSFNASTFSARGVASTRAHMYASIAAAIGSLSGALHGGANTRVMMMLKKIGSIDAIEDYINNELETGGKIMGLGHAVYQIDDPRALILAPMSKKMGERAGETKWYEISKALEQKAKAAFKKHKNMDIFVNVDFYSASLYYSMGIDMDMFTPLFAISRIAGWTAHVIEEQFADAAHKPMLYRPASDYIGDYCGPDECTLSPIEERG is encoded by the coding sequence ATGACAGATGAATGCAAACCTGTTCTCAATACAGGGCTTAGAGGAGTTACTGTTGCCAGCACAAGAATCAGTGATGTAAACGGCAAAGAGGGCAAACTTATTTACCGGGGTTATCTTGTAAAAGATCTTGCTGAAAAAGCATGTTTTGAAGAAGTTATCTTTCTTCTTTTATTTGAAAAAATGCCAAACTCAAAGGAGTTGGAATCATTTAAAAAACAGATTGCATCAGAACGAATGCTGCCTTCCAGGCTTATTGATGCCCTGAAAACAAGACCTGCTGATTCCCTGCCTATGGATATTCTCCAGGCAGGCGTTTCAATGCTTGCACATCACGATCCTGATACCAGGATAGACGGATCAAGGGATGCCAGCCTTAGAATGGGAATAAAACTTATTGCAAAACTCCCTGTCCTCCTGGCTGCATGGGAACGTATAAGAAAAGGAAAAGAGCCTGTTGCTCCCTCTCTTGAACTTGGGCAGGCTGCAAACTTTTTATATATGATAAGCGGCAGTGTTCCTGATGACGAACTGACTGGATTTTTTGATGCCTGCCTTACACTCCATGCAGAACATTCATTTAATGCTTCAACATTTTCAGCCCGCGGGGTAGCATCAACACGGGCACACATGTATGCATCTATTGCTGCTGCAATAGGCTCTCTTTCAGGCGCGCTTCACGGCGGGGCCAATACCCGTGTTATGATGATGCTTAAAAAAATAGGAAGTATTGACGCTATTGAAGATTATATTAACAATGAACTTGAAACAGGCGGAAAAATTATGGGGCTGGGACACGCTGTTTACCAGATAGACGATCCCAGAGCCTTGATTTTAGCTCCCATGTCTAAAAAAATGGGGGAACGTGCAGGCGAAACAAAATGGTATGAAATATCCAAAGCCCTTGAGCAAAAAGCAAAAGCAGCATTTAAAAAACACAAAAACATGGATATTTTTGTTAATGTAGATTTTTACAGTGCATCCCTTTACTATTCAATGGGCATAGATATGGATATGTTTACCCCTTTGTTTGCAATCTCAAGAATTGCAGGATGGACAGCCCATGTAATAGAAGAACAATTTGCAGATGCAGCTCACAAGCCAATGCTGTACCGCCCTGCATCCGATTATATTGGAGATTACTGCGGGCCTGACGAGTGTACCCTAAGCCCTATTGAAGAACGCGGATAA
- a CDS encoding dockerin type I domain-containing protein produces the protein MKYFKKKDKYQDYLIILFLLIIFFLTSSAAARETNGVYWTDLDGSRPWRIILKPDETYIVCLKAEVPFDKVLNAYSFVLTYDPSVISIISVEKPDDSAFPPMNINSSIQGSIIFNAFNTKGLQGYAVISLLNITIKGKTGGSFNFDIKVNDFGAGSSDQFKPEPDNLSIFVSLDDVKVIPGDINHDGFVDLVDLILAARIMSAVIPERTIYKQADVNLDFKIGIQEMIYILKYISEHIPGDVNGDKILDLKDMILVLQVLCSKNTDQKVFKEADVNKDGKIGIEEAVYILMQF, from the coding sequence GTGAAATATTTCAAAAAAAAAGATAAATATCAAGACTATTTAATAATACTGTTTTTATTGATAATATTTTTTTTGACAAGCAGTGCTGCAGCCCGGGAAACCAATGGTGTATATTGGACAGATTTAGATGGATCAAGGCCCTGGCGCATTATTTTAAAGCCTGATGAAACATATATTGTCTGCCTGAAGGCTGAGGTGCCTTTTGACAAGGTTTTGAACGCATACAGTTTTGTTTTAACCTATGATCCATCTGTTATTTCCATTATATCCGTTGAAAAACCTGATGATTCTGCATTTCCGCCTATGAATATAAACAGCAGTATTCAGGGAAGCATCATATTTAATGCTTTTAATACAAAAGGTTTGCAGGGATATGCTGTTATTTCATTGTTAAATATAACCATAAAAGGGAAAACAGGAGGCTCTTTTAATTTTGATATAAAAGTAAATGATTTCGGGGCTGGCAGCAGCGACCAGTTTAAACCAGAACCTGATAATTTATCAATCTTTGTGAGCCTGGATGATGTTAAAGTTATTCCCGGGGATATAAATCATGATGGTTTTGTTGACCTGGTTGATCTAATCCTGGCAGCCCGCATAATGTCGGCTGTTATTCCTGAAAGGACGATATATAAACAAGCAGATGTGAACCTGGATTTTAAAATAGGCATACAGGAGATGATCTATATTTTAAAATATATTTCAGAGCATATACCAGGGGATGTGAATGGAGATAAAATTTTAGATTTAAAAGATATGATTTTAGTGCTTCAGGTTTTGTGCAGTAAAAATACTGACCAAAAAGTATTTAAGGAAGCTGATGTAAATAAGGATGGGAAAATAGGTATTGAAGAGGCTGTATATATTTTAATGCAGTTTTGA
- a CDS encoding diguanylate cyclase: protein MNNELNDDTNKGSSILIVDDNPKNLQVLASILRTSNYKVAMVKDGAKAIKFISSRKPDLILLDIMMPELDGFEVCQKLKQSKTSKDIPIIFISALSETEDKVKGFEAGGVDYITKPFQQQEVLARVKTHLDLRNAYKKLKQAYKDIEIAAKTDSMTKLSNRLDIIEKIKYEQRKYQRSGNPFSLILSDIDNFKLFNDKYGHDCGDFILIAVADIIKSGIRKQDTAARWGGEEFLILLPETDKPGGESTAIKIRERLISKTFEYNEHPHKISMTFGISTFNGQGIDNCIKMADEALYKGKTSGKNCIVLSD from the coding sequence GCTCATCAATTCTGATTGTTGATGATAATCCAAAAAATCTCCAGGTTCTGGCATCTATCCTTAGAACCAGCAATTATAAGGTTGCAATGGTAAAAGATGGTGCAAAAGCAATAAAATTTATAAGCTCCAGAAAGCCTGACCTGATTTTGCTGGATATAATGATGCCTGAACTTGACGGGTTTGAGGTCTGTCAGAAGCTGAAACAAAGTAAAACTTCAAAAGATATTCCAATAATATTTATAAGCGCTCTTTCAGAAACAGAAGACAAGGTTAAAGGTTTTGAAGCAGGCGGGGTTGATTATATTACCAAACCTTTTCAGCAGCAGGAAGTCCTTGCCAGGGTAAAGACACACCTGGATTTAAGAAATGCTTATAAAAAACTTAAACAGGCCTATAAAGATATTGAAATAGCCGCAAAAACCGACAGCATGACAAAACTTTCCAACCGCCTTGATATTATTGAAAAAATAAAATATGAACAAAGAAAATATCAAAGAAGCGGCAACCCTTTTTCACTTATTTTATCTGATATTGATAATTTTAAATTATTTAATGATAAATACGGCCATGACTGCGGAGATTTCATCCTTATTGCTGTTGCTGATATTATCAAATCAGGCATAAGAAAACAGGACACAGCAGCCAGGTGGGGAGGTGAAGAATTTCTTATACTCCTGCCTGAAACTGATAAACCAGGCGGGGAAAGTACAGCCATAAAAATAAGGGAAAGATTAATATCCAAGACCTTTGAATACAATGAACATCCCCATAAAATAAGCATGACCTTTGGAATAAGCACTTTTAACGGCCAGGGCATAGATAATTGTATTAAAATGGCTGATGAGGCCCTTTACAAAGGAAAAACATCAGGAAAAAACTGTATAGTCTTATCTGATTAA